One region of Mycolicibacterium insubricum genomic DNA includes:
- a CDS encoding DUF3159 domain-containing protein — translation MTGFIDGYLRSPLSGIAPWVLMSVLSSPGKFEVAVCTALGLTLATLWLARRRGISIHTLEVFGALFFIALAIVGLVATPGVISWLELWAGELTNVALALFVIATIVVRRPFTLPYAKEQAPQEYWDSPLFIRINYVISTVWAMAFTFSAAVGLVGDAVLYQPDNFWTGWVLQLAAILFAVSFTEFYPDHASAKDAAARGEQEPAPPIAKLFDWLPTFVLIAGIFGWVTDALPDAAGIGMIVAGVLGNVVVNKLVPAEAA, via the coding sequence ATGACGGGCTTCATCGACGGCTACCTACGCTCACCGCTTTCCGGTATCGCCCCCTGGGTCTTGATGTCGGTGCTGTCGAGCCCCGGCAAGTTCGAGGTCGCGGTCTGTACCGCGCTGGGACTGACCCTCGCGACGCTGTGGCTAGCCCGGCGGCGCGGCATCTCGATCCACACACTGGAAGTGTTCGGCGCGCTGTTCTTCATCGCACTGGCCATCGTCGGCCTGGTGGCGACCCCCGGAGTGATTTCCTGGCTGGAACTGTGGGCCGGCGAACTCACCAACGTCGCGCTGGCACTGTTCGTCATCGCCACCATCGTCGTCCGCCGACCGTTCACCCTGCCGTACGCGAAAGAGCAAGCTCCCCAAGAGTATTGGGACTCACCGCTATTCATCCGGATCAACTACGTCATCTCGACGGTATGGGCGATGGCCTTCACCTTCTCGGCGGCGGTCGGCTTGGTCGGCGACGCGGTCCTGTACCAGCCGGACAACTTCTGGACCGGCTGGGTATTGCAGCTGGCGGCGATCTTGTTCGCGGTGTCGTTCACCGAGTTCTATCCCGACCATGCAAGCGCCAAGGATGCAGCCGCGCGCGGCGAGCAGGAACCGGCGCCGCCGATCGCGAAGCTTTTCGACTGGCTCCCGACCTTCGTGCTGATCGCCGGGATCTTCGGCTGGGTCACCGACGCTCTGCCCGACGCCGCCGGGATCGGGATGATCGTCGCCGGCGTGCTCGGCAATGTCGTCGTCAACAAGCTCGTCCCCGCCGAGGCGGCCTGA
- a CDS encoding HNH endonuclease signature motif containing protein — protein sequence MSSTTVPGEGIPGCGLPEPGVGRLADRGTVAAALSRLEAAASDFDALNLDALSDTDVLAVAGRLEAVARAHAVTDHRVMARLARLSPREFGAKSVVELIATRLRISRRATHTRLRAAALLSPQLPITGAALPPKLPATAAAVSEGRISGEHVTVIADFMARLPQRVEPELRAEVEAELAGYATETTPEDLRALALRLASMIDTDGPLDDEDRARRRGIVIGPQGVDGMSKLTGWVTPQWRATVEAICAKLGAPGMCDPTQKDPCVDGTPTQEHIDGDKRSVEQRTHDALLAAGRAVLASGSLGKLNGLPATIVITTTLQDLTDAVGVGITAGGTVLPMSDVIREAREAYHYLAVFDRHTNIPLYLGRSRRTASPGQRIVLYARDLGCTFPTCTTPGYRCEIHHCDPWRGVGQTNVDAMAQTCPGHHRMTEGHPATRWTVRLRKDGLVEWVPPPKLDTDGPRVNNYHHPGRLLTRYRNRPRTTGTLRS from the coding sequence ATGAGTTCGACGACGGTTCCCGGGGAGGGGATTCCCGGATGTGGGCTCCCGGAGCCGGGGGTGGGCCGGCTGGCGGATCGCGGGACCGTCGCTGCCGCGCTGAGCCGGCTGGAGGCCGCCGCCTCCGACTTCGACGCGTTGAACCTCGACGCGTTGTCGGACACCGATGTACTGGCGGTGGCGGGCCGGTTGGAGGCCGTGGCCCGGGCCCATGCGGTCACCGATCACCGGGTCATGGCGCGCCTCGCCCGGCTCAGCCCCCGGGAATTCGGCGCCAAAAGCGTGGTGGAGCTGATCGCGACCCGGCTGCGGATCAGCCGCCGCGCCACCCACACCCGGCTCCGCGCCGCCGCCCTACTATCCCCCCAGCTGCCCATCACCGGGGCCGCGTTGCCCCCGAAACTCCCGGCGACCGCCGCCGCGGTCTCCGAAGGCCGCATCAGCGGCGAACACGTCACCGTCATCGCCGACTTTATGGCCCGCCTGCCCCAGCGCGTCGAACCGGAACTGCGCGCGGAAGTGGAAGCCGAGTTGGCCGGCTACGCCACCGAAACCACGCCTGAAGACCTGCGCGCGTTGGCGTTGCGGCTGGCGTCGATGATCGACACCGACGGGCCGCTGGACGATGAGGACCGGGCACGTCGGCGCGGCATCGTCATCGGCCCCCAAGGCGTCGACGGGATGAGCAAACTCACCGGCTGGGTGACCCCGCAGTGGCGGGCCACCGTCGAAGCGATCTGCGCCAAACTCGGGGCGCCGGGCATGTGCGACCCCACCCAAAAGGATCCCTGCGTCGACGGGACCCCCACCCAGGAACACATCGACGGGGATAAACGCAGCGTGGAGCAGCGCACCCATGATGCGCTGCTGGCTGCTGGGCGCGCGGTCCTGGCCTCGGGAAGCCTCGGCAAACTCAACGGCCTGCCGGCGACCATCGTCATCACCACCACCTTGCAAGATCTCACCGATGCCGTCGGGGTGGGGATCACCGCCGGGGGCACCGTGCTCCCGATGTCCGATGTGATCCGCGAAGCCCGCGAGGCGTATCACTACCTGGCGGTGTTCGATCGCCACACCAACATCCCCCTGTATCTGGGACGGTCGCGGCGCACCGCGAGTCCCGGGCAGCGGATCGTGCTCTACGCCCGCGATCTCGGGTGCACATTCCCCACCTGCACCACGCCGGGCTACCGGTGCGAGATCCACCACTGCGACCCCTGGCGCGGTGTCGGGCAGACCAACGTCGACGCCATGGCCCAAACCTGTCCGGGCCACCACCGGATGACTGAAGGACACCCCGCCACCCGCTGGACCGTCCGCCTGCGCAAAGACGGCCTCGTCGAATGGGTCCCACCCCCCAAACTCGACACCGACGGACCGCGGGTCAACAACTACCACCACCCGGGGCGCCTGCTCACCCGATACCGCAACCGACCCAGAACCACCGGAACACTGCGGAGTTAA
- a CDS encoding AAA family ATPase produces the protein MTDIGNLVDEEHELTPVAQVTTALVLAEWIDAHEQACEVGAGQYSAPPRWTQTEIGGRALRHPQCLRAFFPAGTVLADVGCVIGIDIRRGLMSDLSVSVYVRPEHQSGAREVLDRLAARADEQLLTSVVEEAEKLGGPVLLVLEDVDLWCADRRGGRSGLSELLQAMDIAADARILTLASTNDATTLDQAAIRTGRFDAIVEVGFPSRAAAARILASLVAGLPGGSGVDTATVVGRLPEQISGSDLREIVRRAVLSVPDGEPISTDGLLAEVGSGRYRAAVPDGLYL, from the coding sequence GTGACCGACATCGGAAACCTTGTGGATGAGGAGCACGAGCTCACACCGGTGGCGCAGGTGACCACCGCATTGGTGTTGGCCGAGTGGATCGATGCTCACGAACAGGCCTGCGAGGTGGGAGCAGGCCAGTACAGCGCTCCACCGAGGTGGACTCAGACCGAAATCGGCGGCCGCGCGTTGCGGCATCCGCAGTGCCTGCGCGCCTTCTTCCCGGCCGGGACGGTGCTCGCGGATGTCGGGTGCGTGATCGGGATCGACATTCGGCGAGGGCTGATGAGCGACCTCTCGGTCAGCGTGTACGTCAGGCCCGAACATCAGAGCGGGGCCCGCGAAGTACTCGATCGACTCGCAGCGCGGGCCGATGAGCAGCTGTTGACCTCGGTGGTAGAGGAAGCCGAGAAGTTGGGCGGTCCGGTGCTATTGGTGTTGGAGGATGTCGACCTGTGGTGCGCCGACCGGAGGGGCGGCAGGTCGGGACTGTCGGAGTTGTTGCAGGCCATGGACATCGCCGCGGATGCCCGCATTCTGACTTTGGCGTCTACCAACGATGCCACCACCTTGGATCAGGCGGCGATCCGGACGGGACGTTTCGACGCGATTGTCGAGGTCGGCTTCCCAAGTCGCGCCGCCGCCGCCCGCATCCTGGCGAGTCTCGTTGCGGGATTGCCTGGTGGATCCGGAGTGGATACCGCGACGGTGGTGGGCCGGCTGCCCGAACAGATCAGCGGTAGTGATCTGCGTGAAATCGTCAGGCGTGCAGTACTTTCCGTACCTGATGGCGAGCCGATCAGCACCGACGGACTGTTGGCCGAGGTCGGTAGTGGTCGATACCGGGCTGCCGTGCCCGACGGTCTGTACCTGTAA
- a CDS encoding alpha/beta fold hydrolase, protein MDGADGGADGGGGRGSVGVRGGLDGGGSLGSVGDGVDGAGGGANLGRHADKVRPESPAPSAEEFKAQSITEHPPASSGVETTDSGVETAGLRIPAGVLKLPAPQDLIAQIPVTLPGSGVPEETIEPGSFTEQAEARGRELLVALTARVPGDRTQRATVASASSEPAAGEAENGETVTGQATPVKTLAIVTTDATAKPEPASLAGNNAVPTTAALAQLTSQLRTLVTDTSDAAHVFATTVRATAIGVATSLSQGVDTLRDAELAGPVNVVGSVVFSLLGAVLQIFSGPPVLPAGSNVTVRTSTLVLPDSGKTVRADWYFPDEVDENTRLIYLQHGFMATGPMYSYTAAYLAESTNSIVVAPSMSSNLFDPKAEWLGGDPLQQDVADLFRGDRPQLTASAAEAGYTGALPKDFVLVGHSLGGTLVMGAAEKMDDESIGNLKGVVLLDAVDMDNAIPDGLDRLSGDDYRPVLEISSERYTWNLDGVVGDELQAARPDSFNGVVLAGGRHIDALQGGNPILQVAEYIVAGFSKPENIDAVKVLASSWINDMYDGTPPSYNPAGPASATPLDQASDKTVIAMPWDPIAKVILDVLFRFAVYQPLVADNPEAVSPLIALR, encoded by the coding sequence GTGGATGGCGCCGATGGCGGTGCCGATGGCGGCGGCGGCCGCGGTTCGGTGGGCGTCCGCGGCGGGTTGGACGGCGGAGGCAGCTTGGGCAGCGTTGGTGACGGAGTGGACGGCGCCGGTGGCGGTGCCAACCTGGGCCGCCATGCGGACAAAGTCCGTCCTGAATCGCCCGCGCCGTCGGCGGAGGAGTTCAAGGCGCAGTCGATCACAGAGCATCCCCCCGCGTCCTCGGGAGTCGAGACAACCGACTCGGGCGTCGAGACGGCCGGGTTGCGGATCCCCGCGGGAGTTCTGAAACTACCTGCGCCGCAGGACCTCATTGCGCAGATCCCCGTGACGCTGCCCGGCAGCGGTGTGCCCGAGGAGACGATCGAGCCGGGATCGTTCACCGAGCAGGCCGAGGCCCGTGGCCGTGAGCTACTGGTGGCGCTGACCGCACGGGTGCCGGGGGATCGGACGCAGCGGGCAACCGTGGCTTCGGCTTCGAGCGAACCCGCGGCCGGTGAAGCGGAGAACGGGGAAACGGTCACCGGGCAGGCAACGCCGGTGAAAACGCTCGCCATCGTCACCACCGATGCCACGGCCAAGCCGGAGCCGGCGTCCCTGGCCGGCAACAACGCCGTGCCGACCACCGCGGCCCTGGCTCAGCTCACCTCCCAGCTGAGGACGCTGGTGACCGACACCTCTGACGCGGCCCATGTCTTCGCCACCACTGTGCGGGCCACGGCCATCGGCGTCGCCACCTCGCTGAGCCAGGGCGTGGACACTCTGCGCGACGCAGAGTTGGCCGGACCGGTCAACGTCGTCGGCTCGGTGGTCTTCTCGTTGCTCGGCGCGGTGCTGCAGATCTTCTCCGGGCCGCCGGTGCTACCCGCCGGCAGCAATGTGACGGTGCGGACCTCGACGCTGGTGCTGCCGGATTCCGGCAAGACGGTCCGCGCGGACTGGTACTTCCCGGACGAGGTCGACGAGAACACCCGGCTGATCTATCTGCAGCACGGGTTCATGGCCACCGGGCCGATGTACAGCTACACCGCGGCGTATCTGGCCGAGAGCACCAACAGCATCGTCGTCGCACCGTCGATGTCGTCGAATCTGTTTGACCCCAAGGCTGAATGGCTCGGAGGCGATCCGCTGCAGCAGGACGTGGCCGATCTGTTCCGAGGCGATCGGCCGCAGTTGACGGCCAGTGCCGCCGAGGCCGGCTACACCGGGGCGCTGCCGAAGGACTTCGTGCTCGTCGGGCATTCACTGGGCGGCACGCTCGTCATGGGTGCCGCAGAAAAGATGGACGATGAATCCATCGGGAACCTGAAGGGCGTCGTCCTGCTTGATGCCGTCGACATGGACAACGCCATCCCGGATGGGTTGGACAGACTCAGCGGAGACGATTACCGGCCGGTGCTGGAGATTTCGTCGGAGCGCTACACGTGGAACCTCGACGGAGTGGTGGGAGATGAGCTGCAGGCCGCGCGCCCGGATTCCTTCAACGGAGTGGTGCTCGCCGGCGGTCGACACATCGATGCACTGCAGGGCGGCAACCCGATCCTGCAGGTCGCGGAGTACATCGTCGCCGGTTTCTCGAAGCCCGAGAACATCGATGCGGTGAAAGTGCTCGCGAGTAGCTGGATCAACGACATGTACGACGGCACCCCGCCCAGCTACAACCCGGCGGGGCCTGCGAGCGCGACCCCGCTGGACCAGGCCTCGGACAAGACCGTGATCGCAATGCCGTGGGATCCGATCGCAAAGGTGATTCTCGACGTGCTGTTCCGGTTCGCGGTCTACCAGCCGTTGGTGGCCGATAACCCCGAGGCGGTGTCGCCACTCATCGCCCTCCGGTAG
- a CDS encoding TetR/AcrR family transcriptional regulator, whose protein sequence is MSTAQRRPRGRPAGGGISAEQAKTVLMNAAEELFITKGYRVTTMEDIARHAGYSRAAIYRQFPNRRALIAAMVNRITQRHIAAMLPRLPEGAGLITILVEALVIVASELVEDPLLQSMAEQASDDTVVVLIAEDPALTQLVEATIAGIIATDANVFRPGLQPYDVAQFIIATALGLLLQTVPGTGDPDVARRYLETFILPAIVADPPPATRVFPPA, encoded by the coding sequence GTGTCAACAGCCCAACGCCGTCCCCGGGGCCGGCCCGCCGGTGGCGGTATTTCCGCCGAGCAGGCCAAGACCGTGCTGATGAACGCCGCCGAGGAACTGTTCATCACCAAGGGCTACCGGGTCACCACGATGGAAGACATCGCCCGGCACGCCGGTTACTCCCGCGCTGCCATCTACCGGCAGTTCCCCAACCGCCGAGCGCTGATCGCCGCGATGGTCAACCGCATCACCCAACGGCACATCGCCGCGATGCTCCCCCGACTGCCCGAAGGCGCCGGGCTGATCACCATCCTGGTCGAGGCGCTCGTCATCGTCGCCTCCGAACTGGTCGAGGACCCGCTACTCCAGTCCATGGCCGAGCAGGCCTCCGATGACACCGTCGTCGTGTTGATCGCTGAAGATCCCGCACTCACCCAGCTGGTAGAGGCAACCATCGCCGGCATCATCGCCACCGACGCCAACGTGTTCCGGCCCGGGCTACAGCCCTACGACGTCGCGCAGTTCATCATCGCCACCGCACTGGGCCTGCTGCTGCAGACGGTGCCGGGCACCGGCGATCCCGACGTGGCCCGCCGCTATCTGGAGACATTCATACTTCCGGCGATCGTCGCCGATCCGCCCCCGGCAACCCGGGTGTTTCCCCCGGCGTGA
- a CDS encoding pyridoxamine 5'-phosphate oxidase family protein: MDALRELTRKTDRGGDRALLDEVFDRCLVGTLSTVFDDEPWAIPILVVRDGDRLLLHGSTGAGALRHAAAGAKVAVSAYLLDALVIAEAQIDHSANYRSAVVRGVCEVIDGDERATVLDLFTGTLIPGRDLECPPHTARDIAQTLVLALPITDGRWISKARRGPAAPSETAWTGTIPVSRNYGAPQSNSPLPIPVSVERLVAGQ, from the coding sequence ATGGATGCACTGCGCGAACTGACCCGTAAGACGGATAGGGGAGGGGACCGCGCCCTGCTCGACGAGGTCTTCGACCGGTGCCTGGTGGGCACGCTGTCGACGGTGTTCGACGACGAACCGTGGGCCATCCCGATTCTGGTGGTTCGCGACGGCGACCGGCTGCTGCTGCACGGGTCGACCGGGGCAGGGGCGCTGCGGCACGCCGCGGCCGGGGCGAAGGTGGCGGTCAGCGCCTACCTGCTTGACGCGCTGGTGATCGCCGAGGCTCAGATAGACCACTCGGCGAACTACCGATCCGCGGTGGTGCGTGGGGTCTGTGAGGTGATCGACGGCGACGAGCGCGCGACGGTGCTGGACCTGTTCACCGGCACCTTGATTCCGGGACGCGATCTCGAATGCCCGCCGCACACCGCTCGGGATATCGCCCAGACACTGGTGCTGGCGCTGCCGATCACCGACGGCCGCTGGATTTCAAAGGCTCGTCGTGGTCCGGCCGCGCCGTCGGAAACCGCGTGGACCGGAACCATTCCGGTGAGCCGGAACTACGGTGCACCCCAGTCGAATTCCCCGCTTCCGATACCGGTATCCGTCGAGCGTCTGGTGGCCGGGCAGTAG
- a CDS encoding DUF3662 and FHA domain-containing protein, with translation MGLVQRLDRKLESTVGDAFARVFGGSIVPQEIESALRREATDGVRTLHGGQPLAPNDYIITLSEPDYQKTLADPDLTSDTFARHLLGFLREQGWQTYGEVVVRFDRSAQLHTGQVRARGVVNPDATRHPGRSVVAPDPAQSDQALTAEPGVPPMTDNPSYRGNQGQGGDYFDYTRGPDDQRGQDPRAPYGEQGAPAAGGDPGQGYGAPQGGYGGPQGGYGQAPSGGYGAPQGGYDQPQGGYGQPQGGYGQAPAGGYGAPQGGYGQASGGHPAPGPDYGQAPQQDYGQGGYGQPNYGQPPQPDYGQQNYGQAPQQGYGAAPQGGYGPQSGGYDQGGYGQAPQQPDYGQQNYGQQSGGYDQGGYGAAPAGGYGQAPQQPDYGQAPQADYGQPPAGGYGQQDYGQAPAGGYGQPDYGQAPQADYGQQSYGQPDYGQQGYGQPPQPEYGQSSGGYGDYPAGGYEQGGYDQGGYGAPSAGASTVTLQLDDGSGRTYQLREGANVIGRGQDAQFRLPDTGVSRRHLEIRWDGHVALLADLNSTNGTTVNNAPVQEWQLADGDVIRLGHSEIVVRVH, from the coding sequence ATGGGGCTGGTGCAGCGGCTCGATCGGAAGCTCGAGTCCACCGTCGGCGACGCGTTCGCCCGGGTATTCGGCGGCTCCATCGTTCCCCAGGAAATCGAGTCGGCATTGCGCCGGGAGGCCACCGACGGCGTCCGTACCCTGCACGGCGGCCAGCCACTGGCCCCCAACGACTACATCATTACCCTCAGTGAGCCCGACTATCAGAAGACGCTGGCCGATCCCGATCTCACTTCGGATACTTTTGCCAGGCATCTGTTGGGTTTTCTCAGGGAACAGGGATGGCAAACGTATGGTGAGGTGGTCGTCAGATTCGACCGATCTGCACAGCTGCACACCGGGCAGGTCCGGGCACGCGGGGTCGTCAACCCCGACGCCACCCGACACCCTGGCCGTAGCGTAGTTGCACCCGACCCAGCACAATCAGACCAGGCATTGACGGCAGAACCAGGAGTACCACCGATGACCGACAATCCGAGCTACCGCGGCAACCAGGGGCAGGGCGGGGATTACTTCGACTACACCCGCGGCCCCGACGACCAGCGTGGCCAGGATCCGCGGGCACCCTACGGCGAGCAGGGCGCCCCGGCTGCCGGCGGCGATCCCGGCCAGGGCTACGGCGCCCCGCAGGGTGGCTACGGTGGGCCCCAGGGCGGGTACGGCCAGGCACCCAGCGGCGGCTACGGCGCACCGCAGGGTGGTTATGACCAGCCGCAGGGCGGCTACGGACAGCCTCAGGGTGGCTACGGCCAGGCACCAGCCGGCGGGTACGGCGCACCCCAGGGCGGCTACGGCCAGGCCAGCGGCGGCCATCCGGCGCCCGGACCCGACTACGGCCAGGCACCTCAGCAGGACTACGGCCAGGGCGGGTACGGCCAGCCGAACTACGGCCAGCCCCCGCAACCCGACTACGGCCAGCAGAACTACGGCCAGGCACCCCAGCAGGGCTACGGTGCCGCGCCGCAGGGCGGCTACGGTCCGCAGTCCGGCGGCTACGACCAAGGCGGCTACGGCCAGGCACCCCAGCAGCCCGACTACGGCCAGCAGAACTACGGCCAGCAGTCCGGCGGCTACGACCAGGGCGGCTACGGAGCCGCCCCGGCGGGTGGCTACGGCCAGGCACCCCAGCAGCCCGACTACGGTCAGGCACCCCAAGCCGACTACGGCCAGCCCCCGGCCGGCGGTTACGGCCAGCAGGACTACGGCCAGGCACCCGCGGGCGGTTACGGCCAGCCCGATTACGGCCAGGCCCCTCAGGCCGACTACGGCCAGCAGAGTTACGGCCAACCGGATTACGGTCAGCAGGGCTACGGCCAGCCCCCGCAGCCCGAGTACGGCCAGTCCTCCGGCGGCTACGGCGACTACCCGGCCGGTGGCTACGAACAAGGCGGCTACGACCAGGGCGGCTACGGCGCCCCGTCCGCCGGTGCCAGCACGGTGACCCTGCAGCTCGACGACGGCAGCGGCCGCACCTACCAGTTGCGCGAGGGCGCGAACGTGATCGGCCGCGGCCAGGATGCCCAGTTCCGGCTGCCCGACACCGGCGTCTCGCGGCGGCACCTGGAGATCCGCTGGGACGGCCACGTCGCACTGCTCGCCGACCTCAACTCCACCAACGGCACCACGGTGAACAACGCGCCGGTGCAGGAGTGGCAGCTGGCCGACGGCGACGTGATCCGCCTGGGCCACTCCGAGATCGTCGTCCGCGTCCACTGA
- a CDS encoding FHA domain-containing protein FhaB/FipA: protein MQGIVLQLSRAGFLLLLWVFIWQVLRVLRTDIYAPAGSVMVRRGLALRGSLLPARQQRTTARYLVVTEGALSGTRITLGSQPVLIGRADDSTLVLTDDYASTRHARLAQRGSEWYVEDLGSTNGTYLDRAKVTTAVRVPLATPVRIGKTAIELRP from the coding sequence ATGCAGGGCATCGTGCTGCAACTGTCGCGCGCCGGTTTCCTGCTGTTGCTCTGGGTGTTCATCTGGCAGGTGCTGCGGGTGCTGCGCACCGACATCTACGCCCCCGCCGGTTCCGTGATGGTGCGACGGGGACTCGCCCTGCGCGGTTCCCTGCTGCCGGCCCGCCAGCAACGCACCACCGCGCGGTACCTGGTGGTCACCGAGGGCGCGCTGTCGGGAACCCGGATCACCCTGGGGTCCCAACCGGTGCTGATCGGCCGTGCGGACGACTCCACCCTGGTGTTGACCGATGATTACGCCTCGACCCGCCACGCGCGGCTCGCACAACGCGGTTCGGAGTGGTACGTGGAGGATTTAGGATCGACCAATGGCACGTACCTGGACAGGGCGAAAGTGACAACGGCGGTACGGGTTCCCCTCGCCACGCCGGTGCGTATCGGCAAGACGGCAATCGAGCTGCGCCCGTGA
- a CDS encoding PP2C family protein-serine/threonine phosphatase: MTLVLRYAARSDRGLVRSNNEDSVYAGARLLALADGMGGHAAGEVASQLVIAGLAHLDEDEPGGDLLSKLDAAVHQGNSAIAAQVEAEPELEGMGTTLTAILFAGNRLGLVHVGDSRGYLLRDGELTQITKDDTFVQTLVDEGRITAEEAHSHPQRSLIMRALTGHEVEPTLIMREARVGDRYLLCSDGLSDPVSDETIREALQTPDVTAAADRLIELALRGGGPDNVTVVVADVVDEDFGSQTQPILAGAVSGEDRDSAPPDTAAGRASAINQRQPPSKRVVPTPEPPPRKPRGRRRFLIAAALVVLLILAGIAATSVIRMNYYVATHEGTVSVMRGVPGSFLGISLQSPYLQGCLNDSNEESQISYGETHPGCALMTPDDLKPDARNGVNQGLPTGSLDDAIKQLQDLAKNSVLPVCDTSYGGPIPTGPLPGPAPNASTATPAPSVTASPSATPGTATPAQTTPAPRTPAATTTTDSAAEEEHHDVPPTVPHFPQAPSTQNPVRQAQIPGTTCREAA, translated from the coding sequence GTGACGCTGGTATTGCGCTACGCGGCGCGCAGCGATCGAGGTCTGGTCCGCTCCAACAACGAGGACTCCGTGTACGCCGGCGCCCGGCTGCTCGCGCTGGCCGACGGCATGGGTGGCCACGCCGCCGGTGAGGTCGCCTCGCAGCTCGTCATCGCCGGTCTGGCACACCTCGACGAGGACGAGCCCGGCGGCGATCTGCTGTCCAAGCTCGACGCCGCGGTCCATCAGGGCAATTCCGCGATCGCCGCGCAGGTCGAGGCCGAGCCCGAGCTGGAGGGCATGGGCACCACGCTGACGGCCATCCTGTTCGCCGGCAACCGGCTCGGCCTGGTGCACGTCGGCGACTCCCGCGGCTACCTGCTGCGCGACGGGGAGCTGACCCAGATCACCAAGGACGACACCTTCGTGCAGACCCTGGTCGACGAGGGCCGGATCACCGCCGAAGAGGCGCACAGTCACCCGCAGCGTTCGCTGATCATGCGGGCGCTCACCGGTCACGAGGTCGAGCCCACACTGATCATGCGGGAGGCCCGCGTCGGCGACCGCTACCTGCTCTGCTCGGACGGGCTGTCCGATCCGGTCAGCGACGAGACCATCCGGGAGGCACTGCAGACGCCCGACGTCACGGCGGCCGCCGACCGGCTCATCGAGCTGGCCCTGCGCGGCGGCGGTCCCGACAATGTGACCGTTGTGGTCGCCGACGTCGTCGACGAGGACTTCGGCAGCCAGACGCAGCCGATCCTGGCCGGCGCGGTGTCCGGCGAGGACCGGGACTCGGCGCCGCCGGACACCGCCGCCGGCCGTGCCTCCGCGATCAATCAGCGGCAGCCACCGAGCAAACGCGTCGTACCGACCCCCGAACCGCCCCCGCGCAAACCACGGGGGCGGCGTCGGTTCCTGATAGCCGCGGCGCTCGTCGTGCTGCTGATCCTGGCCGGCATCGCGGCGACGTCGGTGATCCGGATGAACTACTACGTCGCCACCCACGAAGGCACCGTCTCGGTCATGCGCGGCGTCCCCGGCTCGTTCCTCGGCATCAGCCTGCAGTCGCCCTACCTGCAGGGTTGTCTGAACGATTCCAACGAGGAATCCCAGATCAGCTACGGCGAGACGCACCCCGGCTGCGCGCTGATGACGCCCGACGACCTCAAGCCCGACGCCCGCAACGGGGTCAACCAAGGCCTGCCGACCGGATCGCTGGACGACGCCATCAAGCAACTCCAAGACCTGGCCAAGAACTCCGTGCTGCCGGTCTGCGACACCTCCTACGGCGGCCCGATCCCCACCGGCCCGCTGCCCGGACCCGCGCCGAACGCCTCCACGGCCACCCCGGCGCCCAGCGTCACCGCGAGCCCGAGCGCCACCCCGGGCACCGCCACACCCGCGCAGACCACGCCGGCGCCCCGCACCCCGGCCGCGACGACCACCACCGACAGCGCCGCCGAGGAAGAGCACCACGACGTGCCGCCGACGGTGCCGCACTTCCCCCAGGCCCCCTCGACACAGAACCCGGTTCGCCAGGCACAGATCCCCGGCACCACCTGCCGGGAAGCGGCGTGA